Part of the Pseudodesulfovibrio mercurii genome is shown below.
ACACCGAGCTGTTCGCCCTGCTCGTCCTGGAGATCAACCAGGCGGGGCTGAGCTGGCGGACAATCCTCAACAAGGAAACCAATTTCCGCAAGGCCTACGACGGGTTCGACATTCCCACCGTGGCCGCCTACGGCGACGCGGACCGGACCCGGCTCCTGAACGACGCCGGGATCATCCGCAACCGCCTCAAGGTCGATGCTGCCATCCACAACGCGAACGCCGTCCTGGCCCTGCAACGGGAACACGGCTCCTTCAAGGCGTGGCTCGACGCCCACCACCCCCTGGAAAAAACCGACTGGGTCAAACTGTTCAAGACCCGCTTCAAGTTCGTGGGCGGCGAGATCGTCGGCGAATTTCTGATGAGTTCCGGCTACCTGAAAGGGGCGCACACGACGTCATGCCCGATCCACGACGCCGTTCTCCAAACCGGCCCGGCCTGGGTCCGGACCACCGGACGGTGACATCCGCAACGCCTCGCATTCCGGACGATCCCGGTCAGTCTTTTTTTTCGGACACACCCCGTTTCACCCCCTCCGCGCCACTTTGCGCAAAAATGCCCATGAATCGTGCTTTTATCATGTCCGCAACCTGCATTTCGTCCTATTTTTCAGACTGACGCCCTTGCCGGAATCGCCCGCTTCGTTTTGCCTTCTCCCCAACCTACTGTAAATCCGGCTCATTTTATTTTTCACAGAGTTGGCACGGATGTTGAGTAAGGATCGTGTCATCAAATGAAGGGGTCCGCCCTGCGGACGCCAACAAATTCCGACGATCCACAATAGGAGAAGAACCGAATGTCAAAGATGAAAACGATGGATGGCAACACCGCCGCCGCCTGGGTGGCCTATGCCATGAGTGAAACCGCCGCCATCTACCCCATCACGCCCTCGTCCACCATGGGCGAGATCGCCGACGAGTGGGCGGCTCAGGGCCGCAAGAATATTTTCGGGCAGACCGTAGAAGTCCGTCAGCTCCAGAGCGAAGCGGGCGCGGCGGGCGCCGTGCACGGCGGCCTGGCCGGCGGCGCGCTGACCACCACCTTCACCGCCTCCCAGGGCCTGCTGCTGATGATCCCGAACATGTACAAGATCGCGGGCGAACTGCTGCCCTGCGTCTTCCACGTGTCGGCCCGCGCACTGGCGGCCCACGCCCTGTCCATCTTCGGCGACCACCAGGACGTCATGGCCTGCCGCCAGACCGGCTTCGCCATGCTCGCCTCGGCCTCCGTCCAGGAGGTCATGGACCTCGCCCTGGTGGCCCACCTGTCCACGGTCGAGTCCTCCGTGCCCTTCGTCTCCTTCTTCGACGGCTTCCGCACCTCCCACGAGATTCAGAAGATCGAGACCATCGACTACGCGGACATGAAGCCCCTGCTGAACATGGACAAGGTGGCCAAGTTCCGCAAACGGGCCATGAACCCCGAACATCCGAACGTTCGCGGCACCGCCCAGAACCCGGACATCTACTTCCAGGGCCGCGAGGCCTCCAACTCCCACTACGAGGCCATTCCGGCCATCGTCGAGGAGTACATGGAGAAGGTCTCCGCCCTGACCGGCCGCAACTACAAGCCCTTCGACTACGTGGGCGCACCCGACGCCGAGCGCGTCATCGTCTCCATGGGCTCCTCCTGCGAGACCATCGAGGAAGTGGTCAACCGCCTGATCGCCGAAGGCGAGAAGGTCGGCCTGATCAAGGTCCGCCTGTACCGTCCGTTCTCCGCCAAACATTTCCTGACCGTGCTGCCCGCGACCGCCAAGTACGTGTCCGTGCTCGACCGCACCAAAGAGCCGGGCGCCCTGGGCGATCCGCTGTACCAGGACGTCAGCACCGTGTTCCTGGAACAGGGCAACGGTCCCGTCCTCACCGCCGGCCGCTACGGCCTGGGCTCCAAGGAGTTCACGCCCGCCATGGCCAAGGCGGTGTTCGACAACATGGCGTCTTCCGCCCCCAAGGCCCACTTCACCGTGGGCATCGAGGACGACGTCACCAACGCCTCCCTTGTCACGACCGGGACCCTGGACACCACCCCCGAAGGCACCGTCCAGTGCAAGTTCTGGGGTCTCGGTTCCGACGGGACGGTAGGCGCCAACAAGCAGGCCATCAAGATCATCGGCGACAACACCGACATGTACGCGC
Proteins encoded:
- a CDS encoding DNA-3-methyladenine glycosylase I, with translation MADFDSYCAFCATRPANDVDRAYHDTRYGFPIEDDTELFALLVLEINQAGLSWRTILNKETNFRKAYDGFDIPTVAAYGDADRTRLLNDAGIIRNRLKVDAAIHNANAVLALQREHGSFKAWLDAHHPLEKTDWVKLFKTRFKFVGGEIVGEFLMSSGYLKGAHTTSCPIHDAVLQTGPAWVRTTGR